The Dryobates pubescens isolate bDryPub1 chromosome 9, bDryPub1.pri, whole genome shotgun sequence DNA window AAGCCCAGGTGGACAACTGGGCCGAATCTGAAAATGAATTTGTGCATTTTGTATTGCTGTTTATACTTGTGAatagcatttccatttaaatttctaATTCTGTgtgagcatttttatttttcttctttgaggGGGTAAAATACCTTTGTCTGCTCAAACCAAGACAGAATGGAATGCCATTTCCAATGGGAAAATACTGACATAGCTGGAAATCATGTATTATCTAGCATCTATCTGTTGTCCTCTTTGTACTGAGAAGATCTGCCTAGAATGCTTTGGAGAGAAGAGTAGGCAAAACTAAAAGGCTCTCTACATAATGCTATATTGCATTGAACCTCTTCAGTGTGTAGTACAGTAAAATCCTGCTATCTCAATTCCATATTCTTCAGTTGCCATAACTTGTGATTCAGAAAATAGGGGAATCACCAGGACATTAACTTTTGCAGAGTTTAACAACTCACTGGATACTAATCTCTTCCTAGAATTATTTATGCAATTTGCAGCATGATCTGGCACATAAACACAGCAGCTTTAGTTTATTTTACTAATTCAGTGCAAAGTATCTTTTGTGCCAAAAAAAATATGAGTTAGACCTCAGGATACAAATCTAACTTTGACCATTCACAGTTGCAAGCATATCCTAACAGATTCATCAGAAGAATAGTCAGTAGAGATGAAAAACAAGAAATTATCTCTTGCAGCACCTGTAGAACCAGAGATAGGATGTACTTTCATTCTTTTCCAGCTCCAAGAAGATGCTAAGTAGTATTTTGGAAtggttctttcttttatttatatAAACAGAATGGAGTAGCAAGACTCTTGGGGCAACTGAAGCCCTGTGGTAAACTGATTTGAAGCTGATGCAGATAGATGATTTATGAATTGTGTTTCTGGTGCTGTAAGCAAAAGAGGATGAGGAAGGTAGCTTTTCTGAACATCAAAGGTCTAGGTAAAGTTTGTTTTGTAATATACCATAGTTGGATGTAGAACTGCTCCTTTAAGATTAAGCCAGCATAATTAAACATGGGTGTGCGTTAAACACTTGAATCCACACCTTCTGCCATCCTTATGTTTAGCATTTTGTTCTCAGTATCATGGAATTGCAgtggttgggaaggacctctggagatcacctagtccaacccgcctgccaaagcagagtcattcagagcaggttgcacaggattgcatccaggcaggtttggaaacactccagagaaggggacaccaacacctccctgggcagtccattctgAGTGCTCCATCACgctcaaaggaaggaaaattccattatgtttaggtggaattcactgtgttccagtttgtgcccattaccctttgtcctaccactggccaccactgaaaagggacTGACCCCATAATCCCAGGGTGCATCCTTTAAATATTGATAGGCACTAATAAGATccccctctgtcttctcttctccaggctaaacagccccagatctctcagcttttccttgcaAAAGAAatgctccagtcctctcatCTTTGTAACCCTTCACTGCTCCAGTAGCTCCTTGTCTTTTGTGAGcttgggagcccagaactggacccagtactccagatgttgCCTCAGTGGGGCAAAGCACaggtggaggagaaccttccttggCCTGTGTCATGCTCTTGGTGTATCATAGTTAGTACTAAATGCTTACATTTTTGGGTTTGCATTGTTCATGCAGCTTAAGTGTATGTAGTGTGGTGAGGGGGGTTGAtttttgtggggggttggttttttggtgtggtgttttttttttttccctttatgtaTACTTGAGTCCAGAATGCCTCATCTTCTTTTTGGTGCTATGTTACCTCCTTGCTGACTGGCACAGACAGAAAGGGCCATAGATACTGTCCCCCTGCAGAATGAGTGAATCGAGTATGTTTGTTTTTCGAGATGGGAAAAGATGCGTCACCCAGCTCTGGTTTTCATTTTGGTGATGACATAAGCATGGATGCCAGGAAGGAATATCCACTGAGAGGGGAAGAAACCAGCCCTGCACTCTTCTGTGATTGGGACTGACTGTGTTGTTGCTGGGTGGAACAGTATAATGctgttgctgctcctgctctggcaccgtGATGTTTCTGTTCCAGATTGTGCTGACTCACATTCAAGAAAACACGATACACAGACACAATGCACTGtaactcttttcctttccccccgtAACCTCGGTaagtgtttggtttctttttcctgtctAGCATGGTGCAAATGTAGCTTTGCCGTTAGAATTAATAGGAGGGGGAAAGGTATCCTTGTAAACAAACTGGTGGCAGGCAGATTAATCTTGGAGAGGGCATTTAAATGCAACCTGCTGTCTGCGGTACCTCCACCGTCCTTTAAAGCTGATCAATCCTGATAACTTGCCTGTCTCTACAAACTACACTTGTTAGAGCTGTGCTCTTCAATGGGAGAAGTGCTTGCAATGCCCATTTGCAACTGTATTCTGTTTAATTAGTCAGCGCAGCCAGTGCTGCAGGGATAGATCACTTGCCTTTAAAGATTTGAGAATGTTAATAGTACAGTAGAtcattttaattattattgGATTAATGTTGTGTCTCGAAGAACATCTAATGCAAATCacaagaaatggcctgaagtgaCCCAAGGGTTGTGCTTTATTAGAAAAGTAATAGGTCCATTGCTTAAATATAAAGAGAGGTTCTTTCTTCAAATGTCACTCTGCACTGggcttctctgtgtgtgtacgTGGAAATGAAATCATCTTGCTTCCACTTTGTCCACAGAAGTTTCTGTAGCTCATGCAATAAATGGCTGAGACAGTAGATACGATACCAAGAGATGAAGAGATGAGCCAAAACAACAGTGATGATGAAGACCCATTCTCAAAGCATGATGCCGTAATGGCATCCCCTGGTGGTTCTGACAGCTCTTCATTAATCATCCTTAATGAAGATAAGGGAAATTCAGCGATGCCAGAAAGActgtccagcctctccagcaaggccttggcCCAGGCAAAAATCCTGACTGGCCTGGAGATGGTGAGTGGTGGCCAGGTACAGAGGATAACCTCTGGATTGGCTGAATATCAGCAGACCCCTGTAGATACAtcattaagtgcctcatcctaCCTAGCAGCGGTCAGTAATCTACAGCCTTTGGACATTGCCCTCCCATGTTCCACAAGCCTCTCTTATGATGTTGACCGGAGCTTGCAGGTGCTGCAGGTCCCAGCGGCACCTGGTGATGCTCCACAAGATGCTATTCCCCTGCCTGGGATAGACCTTGGGGCTTGCCACGTGCAGGAGGCAGGTAGTGGTGCTGGGGATAATGTGTCCCCTTGCAACCTGGGCCAGATTATGTTGATGAAGGCAAAAATAATGGAAGCCttagaaaataagaaaaaggaggaaaaggagaagtaCCAGCTCCAGCTGGTTATGTACCGACGACTTCTGCTCTTGCGCTCTATCAGGAGCTTGCacaagcagctggagcagcagcaggccaggctgcaggaatGCTATGGCATGGTAATAAATACCAAGAAAGAAGTGTTGAAACACATTTGCTCAACCTCGCCCTCACCTTCACCATAATCTTGTTGCTGCATGAAGAACTGAGCTTGGTAATGCCAGCAAACTTGTCATTAAGCTTGCATGCCATAGGGGTGGTGTCCTCAGAACCAAGATTACATGCCCATGTGTGccaagagcagagaggaaacagcagcaaagtTAGGGGGGagcaagagggaaagggaagaggtaAAGTGCTGCCTCTTGAATTTATCTGGAGGAAACTGGAGCAAGATTGTACCTGTGCAAGAAGCCACCTTGTGCTGAAGCCTACAACTTGGAACTGCGTCTGACACCTGACCTAGAAAAGCCAGTGTGCTTGAAAAGCTGAAGCTCAGGCTTGATTCTATTTACATAGCTGCCTGTTTTTCACAAAACTGGGAAGGGCCTTTATAAATTTGTGACTTCTGTTGTCCTATAAAATAGATTCAGGTTGACCATAAATTATTATGGGAAGCTAGAACAGTCAAATgcatgcacagggacacagggcagctgcctgagcCTTATTTCATAGAGTTATAGACTGGTTTGCTTTGCaagagacttttaaaggtcatctagtccaaccctgttgcaaggtgcaggaacagcttcaggtagatcagattgctcaaagccccatccaacctgaactggaatatcttcagggatgaggcatcagtcacttctctgggaaacctaTGCCAGTGCTTGAATACTCTGTGTTAAAAATTTCTttttatatctagtctaaatcttctCTCTCTTAGGTTAAAatcattacctcttgtcctgttgcaacaggtcctgctaaaaaCACTGTCCCTGCATTTATTATAGCCTTCCTTTAAGTATTGataggccacaataaggtcttcccagaaccttctcttctctaggcggaaagaccccaattctctcagcctgtccttctagcagagatgttccagtgcttaaatcatttttgtggcctcctctgaacctgctctaACAGGTTTGTATCTTTCCTGCActaaggactccagagctgggtacagcactgcaggtggagtctcacaagagcagagtacaTAGAATCCCTTCTGTCGACCTGATGCTCTCACtgttttggatgcagcccaagatacaGTTGGCTTCTAGGCTaagtgcacattgccagctcatgtccagctttccATCCACCATTACCCCCAAGTCCTCTACAGGGCTGTTCTTAACCCCATCATCCCTCAGCTTCTATTGGTACTGGTGATATCCTGGACTCAGATGCAGGAcgttgcacttggccttgttgaattccATGAAGTTCACATGAGCCTCATTTCTCAAGGtagtccaggtgcctctggatggtaTCCTGTCCCTTAGGTGTGTCGTCTACACTACtctgcttgctgtcatctgtagaagtgctgagggtgcactcaatcccactatCTATggcattgatgaagatattaaacaatgCTCCTGTTTCCTTAGGAAAGCAAGCTAAAAAAGAAGGCCTCATAATCTGGTGTGACACTGGAAACTCagactggcagtgccaggggaatgTTGGAGGCCTGCACAATTATTAATCTGTTGCTAACTCCCACTGGTGCTAGTGTCTGCAAATCAAGTATCTTTTGTGCCTTAGTGCTGTCATTTAATGGAAGTTGGTGACAATTAGCACTTTCCAGCCAGGTGTATTAGACATGTAAAACCCTAtagccctgctcctccagctgcaaggTTAATTTGCCTACAGGGAATATCCCTGTGTGACAAACACAGGGAAAATGAGAGCAAAACCctgcagctttatttttttggcaTGCATTTACAAGACGGTGAGAGTTGCTCTTATTGAATAGGTAAATGTGCTGCTTTAGCATCTGAAGCAAAAGAATGTCTGAATGAAGGCTCAGGCAAGAGCTTATTgttgcctacaactacctgaaaggaggttgtagccaggtggggggttggtctcttgtcccaggcaaccagcaccagaacaagaggacacagtctcaagctacaccaggggaggtttaggctggatgttaggaagaagttcttcacagagcaattgatcattggaatgtgctgcccagggaggtgggagtcaccgtcactgagactggatggggtgcttggtgccatggtttagttgattagatagtgttggatgataggttggactcgatctcaaaggtcttttccaacctggttaattctagtctattctaatgTAGTGGGTGAAGGGCTAGCCTAGctgtcctaccacagagagCATCTCCAGGAGTTTCAGGGGAATACAGAAAATTCGTTATTTCATCCCATCAGGCCTGCATCTACTCCTCTATGTAAACAAATATTATTCTCTTTTCtgcccttttcctctctctcttctcctggccTGACCTTATCtcttgtttggtgttttgggggaGGGGTTTGGCCTTGAGTGGCCTGGTTTGCTAGGGAAGAGCTAATTTCTTCTGTGACATTTGGACCCAGAGGCactggggggatggggggagtgTTAAGAGAAAGAAGGGTTGTGGAAAGTGAGACCTGGGGTTTGGGCCTAATTGAAGGAGATTTTGAAAAGGTTTTCTGGCTTAGAGGTTGTTGTAAACCCAGGTGGAAggactgggctgaggctgaataTAAATGCGGGTAATTCGTCACTTCTGTGTATAGGTGTGAATagtacttccatttaaacttccagctcctcccagtcccatagaataaaaaaaaggagagagatcatagaataaaccaggttggaagagaccttcaagatcatcgcgtccaacccatcaaccaatccaacaccacccaaacaactaacccatggcaccaagcaccccatcaagtcttctcctgaaaacctccagtgacggcgactccaccacctccccaggcagcccattccaatgggcaatcactctttctgtatagaactttttcctaacatccagcctgaacctcccctggcacagcctgagactgtgtcctcttgttctggtactggccacctgggagaagagaccaacatccgcctgtctacaacctcccttcaggtagttgtagagagtaataaggtcacccctgagtcttctcttctccaggctaagcaaccccagctccctcagcctctcctcgtagggcttatgttccaaatccctcaccaactttgttgctcttctctggactccttccagcaagtcaacatccttcctaaactgaggggcctagaactggacacagtactcgaggtgcagcctaaccagtgcagtgtacaggggcagaatgacctccctgctcttattttacttcctttgtGGGGGGCAAAACATAATTTCTGCCTGCTTTTAAAACTAAGACACTGAAGAGGATAAgatactgaaaaacttcttttccTGGTGTTTAAAGTGATATGGGGAAAATCTAATTGTCTTCAGATCAGTTTGTGTTGTCGTTGATGTTTAAGTATATGAACCGTCCAACAGGTTTGGAGTGGGTGTTTCTCACATCGAAACTCATGCCTGCTATTAGAAGTCATATTTCTCCAATAATGTGTTGTATAGAGGAAACTTCATCCTCAACTTGTGTGAGTGTCCTAGTTCTACTGGAACATAATTGTTGGCCAGCTATGGGTTGCAGGTCATTAACAGTTTGGagtcagccagagcagctgaccCAAGATGGCTACAGATGTATCCCAGATGGGGAAACATCAGTGCTCAGTATGAAGGGAAGATTTGCTGAGGACATAGACTCCTGATTCTGCTATTGCTGTTTGTTCTCCTTCTCTCTATCCCTGGACAGGCTTCCTTACCCAAGGACTGCTTTCCCATCTACTGTGACAGGTGTACATTCACTGAGCTGAGTACAGCTATATATTGGCATTGGTACTAGTTtggctgtttcattaaatccattttTACTTCAGCATGTaagttttctctccttttcctaatttcatttctctgctggagagggatCATCAAGTGACAGAGCAACTACTATAGTCTGACCCCAGATATGAACTAAATATAGAGGcttggaattgtcagggttgggagggacctcaaggatcatctagttctaccccccctgacatgggcagggacaccttccaccaaaacatgttgcccagagccacatccagcttggcctcaAAAACTTTCTTGGAtggggctttcaccacctccttgggcaacctgttccagtgtctcaccaccctcatggtgaaaaacttcttcctaacatccaatctgaatctacccatttctagttttgctttgttccccttagtcctatcactacccaacatcctaggaagtccctcaccagctttcttgcagtcccattcagatactggaaggccacaataaggtctccttagagccttctattctccaaactaaacaaccctaactctctctcagcctctccccataggagaggtgctgcagccccctgatcattctcatggctcttctctggacacatccagcATGACCATATTtatcttgtaataggggctccaaaTACAGACAACGTGTACAGAAAGACTCTGTGTTTGTGTATGCATTCATATGCACATCCTTGCATACAGGAGGCTAGAGAAATCTTGGTGGTTCTTTTTCTGTAGCAGGAGCAAGAATAAAATCTCCAAATAATGTCTGCTGCCTGTGAGgagtttggttgattagattcACATACGCACATCTGTGAGCAAAGTATTGGAGTAATTCAACAATTGAAGTGCAGGACAACATCGTCATTATTCCAACTTTGTATTTCTGCACACCCAGAATTATGGAAGCCCCCTGGGTACACGCAGCCTTAGATAGGTTCATTCATCACCTTGGGCCCTGATGTAGCTCTGATGCAGTATGAGCTATTTCTTTGAATGCAGAATTACCATAAAAATATCCTTGGTGTGAAGAAGGCACTTGAAGAAGCATCTCCTGCCTCATTTTGGGGATTCAGGTTGCTAGGATCCTTTCAAGGGAtgcaggagagagctgggaaTTGTGTGTGACTGGATATGTTGCTCCTGAGCTCTGAGCCCATCCATCTCTCTGCTAAACCTTGGGAAAGCCACTTTCTATCAGTAATGCAGGTTTCCCAAAGAACCCTTAAACACTAATGTCACTTCAAATGTAAGTTACTGTATCCTAATATGGCTCCAAAGAGGAAGGCTGATCATGGCCAATATGGCTATGCAAAGATTTGATTTCCCCACCCCCTTAGTTTTTGGCACTTCATAAACTAGAAAAGCTTCCTTGTTACTGGTTAAGAGTGAGAGTTGAGTGTTCTCTTAAACCAAACTCAAGCATACTACTACTTTGTTGTCCCTCTTGGGGAAAGCAGTGCTGAAAGGACACAAATCTCcaaaatattacttttttttaatcacatatCAAATTCCTCCCATTAGGAAGACATCCAAAAGTATACCTTAATTTTGGCAAGCAtttatatttgtttgtttgaaatcCCAGGCATCAatagaggctgggcagtggctggcttgagagcagccctgaagaaaaggatttgagggtgctggtggaagaaaagctcaacatgagccaccagtgtggacttgtagcccagaaagccaatcacatcctgggctgcatcaggagaagcacagccagcaggtcaaaggaggtgattctccccctctacccaGTCTGGTGGGATCCCAACTGGaaaactgcatccagttctggaactcctattacaagaaagatctggatgtgctggagtgtttccaaagaaaggccatgaggatgatcagagggctggagcacctttcctatgcaaacagactgagagttggggctgttcagtctggggaagagaaggctctaaggagactctagtgtggccttccagtatctgaagggggcctataagacagctggggagggactttttagggtgtcagagagtgataggactggggggaatggagtaaaaagtagaagtgggtagattcagattgggtgttaggaagaagttcttccccatgagggtggtgagacactggaacagcttgcccggggaggtggtggaagcctcatccctgcaagttttcaaggccaggctggatgctgttctgagcaagctgctctagtgtgaggggtccctgcttatggcaggggagttggaactagatgacccttgaggtcctttccaaccctgacaattctatgactctgtattACAAGCTTAGAAAATGGGGCTTAACTGCTATGGGTTTTGTCTTGTATGCTTTCGTA harbors:
- the LOC128897422 gene encoding UPF0500 protein C1orf216 homolog; the protein is MAETVDTIPRDEEMSQNNSDDEDPFSKHDAVMASPGGSDSSSLIILNEDKGNSAMPERLSSLSSKALAQAKILTGLEMVSGGQVQRITSGLAEYQQTPVDTSLSASSYLAAVSNLQPLDIALPCSTSLSYDVDRSLQVLQVPAAPGDAPQDAIPLPGIDLGACHVQEAGSGAGDNVSPCNLGQIMLMKAKIMEALENKKKEEKEKYQLQLVMYRRLLLLRSIRSLHKQLEQQQARLQECYGMVINTKKEVLKHICSTSPSPSP